Genomic DNA from Oryza sativa Japonica Group chromosome 5, ASM3414082v1:
GCCGCCGACCTGGGGATCTCCCGCAGCGAGATCCGGCGCGCGAGAGGCCGCATCGTGGGGATGCTCCGCGGCGCGGAGGACGaccgggaggcggaggagctctGCTCGGTGCTCGACGAGGTGATGGCGGAGTCTCTCCTGACGCTGCGGTTGGTGCCCGTGACGCCCAGGACGCTGGCGACCACCGATCTCGCCGGGGTGGTCGGCGCGCTGAGGAAGCACGACTCGGAGCGGATCCGCGGCCTCGCCACCGACATCGTCCGCCGGTGGAGGGCGGCCGTGAAGCGAGACCTTGTCAGGATCGGGGTCGCCATGGAGAAGCTCTCTCAGACACCGGAGCGCATCGAGGCCGCCGATCGGCCAGTCTCCGATCTGGATGCGAAGGTGAAGCGCGCACTACCGGTGGCGTCAGCACGGCGAAGGCCTCAGAGCCATCGCTGCCCAAGAGGAGTGCTCCGGCCGACATGGGCTCGGCAACAAAGCCGAAGGAGCCAACCCATCcgccgaagaagaagccgccggccgccgcgatgGTGTCAAGCCCAATCACAGTGACGGCGGCGAGAAGCTGATGACGGCTGCTACAAAGCGGAAGCTCGATGAGGCGCAGAAGCGGCGCAAGACGGCCGACATGGCCGCAGCAGCAAAGCCAGAGGGCTCTAATTCGCTCCCGTTGTTGAAGATGGTGGCGCCGGCCGTCGTTGCCAGCCACGGCCGCCGCGAGAGCATCGAGCTCCACAACGACGAAGAGAAGATCGCCGCTGCGAAGCGGAAGCTGCGTGAGGGCTACCAAGACGCAGAGGAGGCGAAGAAGCGGCGCAAGATCCATGTGATCGAGGACCCAAAGATGCTGAAGCACAAGCAGGAGAAGATGGATATCCGATCCTGAGCGTGCGGAGCCGAGCAAGCCACGCCTCCTCCATggccgagaagaagaagagcttcCTCGTGTCGTCCCTTGGGAGGCTTTAGGCTTACTAGAGATTTACCTCTGAACTGTAAATGAACTGTGCGTCCAAAGATCACAGTAACATCTTGTATTGGCATGAGAAACTCTCTGACCCTGTACACAACATACCGTTTCTATGTACGTACGTATGACTCGATCAATCAAATCAATCCTGTTAGTTAATGTAACTGGATAGTATGTAAGAGTATTAATGTATTATCAGTGAAATCAATGGATCAATCTTATGATCCTCTTAactttcctctgttttttttaacacaTCTGTAGTACAAAGTATATAAAAAGGTCAGATGTGTCAGTTACAATTCTGTTGAGTGGGTGAAATTTCCATACAATAAATTCCCTCTGTAGTGTCACAATCCTGCTGAGTGAGTGAGCTCATTATTTGGTTGCGTCTCCACGCCTCCAGGGCTCACCGCCCAAACTTGTCGGGACTAGCTATCCATCACGTGACAGATTTTAGATAGTTGGATTAGACTCATTTGATCACTTGATTAGAAGAGTCTATACAtgtatcaatatatattaattatatatatttcatatattttatttattagatcTTTGCTTCgcaaaaaaaatatcaccaaCTCATCTACTAAAAGTTACAGGTGTAACTatactgtaactatagtgtaattacagtgtaactatagtgtaattacaataTACTTACATGacttacaaatgtaattttagttatataggactgtaattttatattttagtttcaaactagaaaagatgcccgtgtgttgcaacgggtaaatactattttaatcttattattgttatacagtTTGGCTATggtaaaattcactgtgggaatttgcttggatattttttctagaaaatattgagctgcaattaggagtccaaaATTCATAAATTAGCATGCAAGtgtttttaaagagattttttatacgactccttttatattttcaaaatcaaacgaacttaaaatccgactcaaacatggatctgtatttccaaaagcgaatgaacttaaaaaccgacttaaacgcggatgacgtaccaaaataccggcaaaaatatttttaatttttataatagtagagaagagatagagatatatagtagagattaaaaatttaaaaaaatcaaaaaaaataaaaaaaatcttcgcAACATGGTCTTCGGCTACGACAATACTGGACCTTGTCTTTGTCTCCCGCGTTCATGGGCCTGCATGCTTAATCAATCCCGTTGGCAAAAAGAAATTGTGGGTGAATCGCACACGAGATTGTTTGCGCGGGCTTGCTCTCTGTTTcgctgttaaaaaaaaaacaaatcctatCATTGCGGCATGGATCAACGATCTGATGCGTTAGGGGGTAAATTGATACGGAGTCGCGATGCAAACCAAAAGGGATGACGTgttggcaaaaacatctttaatttttataatagtaaagataAAAATATAGGTACGGTAtaattatatgtaattacattgtaacttacaCGTAATTATATGCTCCTTGTGCTCAGTGGAGGTCACGGGATTTCACTCATTTGTATCTAAGTAGAGTTAACATTTAGGCATCGTTCGTTTAGGGGTGATAGGGGAGATtggctctcgttttccgcgcgcacgcttttcaaactactaaacggtgcattttttgtaaaaaaatttctataggaaagttgctttaaaaaatcatattaatccatttttgaaatttaaaatagttaatactcaattaatcatgagctaatggctcatctcgttttgcgtatcttcccaatcttctcaatccccttctcctcaaacattCCTTAATCGCTTTTGTTGTATAGTAAAAACAGAAAAAGATGCGTGCAAGACATCACTTGGCAACATACATGCACTGCTTCCCCGTACGTATGTATGTATCACGTACATGCATGTCACGAACCGCTGCCACCAACGAGGATATCACGTACGAACGGCGCGCTGCACCGTTAGAAAAATCGACaaatattaagaaaaaaatttgacGACAAATTTCTAGCAAAACCAAACTTGTCTCCCCCAAACGCCAGGCCGAGCCACAGCCCACGTACGGTGCGTTCTTGCTGCCGAGAAGAATTAGTTCATTTAGTTCCCTTAATTTGTCGTGTAGTGTAATTCTCATCCCTGAACTGCAAAAATTGGATACAACCTGTTTCCAGCTTAAAAAACAGTGCAAACAAGATCCCTCAGTAGTATTATCCCTAGTTTTGGATGacgtggctcctttgactagATCTTATCTTACGTGGCATTAACGTGGCGGTAACATAGCACTTTGATCCAAAAAATAAAACAGGCAACATTTAAaactaaaaaattaaaacaaaatattggGGGCCCATAAGTCAGTCAAATAAGAAGATAAAAATATTGGgacccacctcctccacctcagcctGTCTACCTCTGTCTCCTCTCTCCGCCGCGAGAGCATGCAAAGAGAGACaaggcggggagggcggcgacgggtaCTGTGGGGTGGTGCCGCTGCTAACATCCGACCACATGGCGGCTCCATCTGAAGGTAGTGACCAAGCTGGAGTTGGGGTAGAGGTCTTTGGGTGCCATGCCTATCTCTTCCACTTAGCAAtccaccgccatggccaccgctgCGGGCTCCTCTTCCTCTATTCCTGCAAGCCAGTCTCAAAACCCGTTGCCCCGTGACTTCCTCGTTCATGTCAAGGCCTACCTCTCTCCAGCCGCGACGGCGTCGACAAGCTCCTCAAGATCTCCCGCTACACCGCCCACTTTGCCCTTGCCGGGTGCTCGCTGCCCCCCGCCTCCTCTGGCCGTCCGCCTCAGCAACATGCGATGACGACTTCTTTGTCTGCCATAGAGAACGAAGAAAAACCCCAATATGTTAGTCGCCGGTAACTCTAAGTCGGCAATGGTAGTTTTCGTCGGGAGTCAAAAAAGGGAACAAGGTGGATACAAGAATTCATTTTTGCAATTCAATTCTCAAAATGCAAGGATAAAGAGAATTCTCTACTTTCTTCTACCTTGGTCTCCGGCAGAGCTTCGTACCTGATAATGTATTATACAATGCCCTTATTCAGAGTAGTCCAACGGAGTTGTATAATCAAAGATAAAAGTGGAGACACAAAGTTTAAGGGTGAGACTCTCTTTCTTATTCTAATCATCCCATCAAGCTTGATGTACAAATGAGTAGCCCTAAATATAGTGCAATCCTAAATATGCAAAGTTTGGTGATGACTCAATAAGTATATTTGGGCTAGGCATTTGTGGGCCAAGCCCAAAGTTTCTTTTAACAATTACCACTTCAAAATCAAACTGCTCCCACAGCGCAGCACGTCAGCACTCAGGACCTAGGGATGAAAACAGTTGGAAAAACCCtctaccatttccattttcattttattttctcgaAAATGGAATTGGAATAGTATACTCGGAAACGGTAACAATATCAGTAATGTTGGTATATCGAAAACGGAATCGTCGGAACGGGAATCTACCGATGTCGGTCGGAAGTCGAAAATTCATGTCGGAAGTAGCGAACTGTGGTATCAATCCACATTTAACTATGTATGAAGATGACCTTATAATTTCACCCTTGCATCATCACGCTGCCACACAACAccattatatgatgattaataagTTGACAATAAGATTGACaaacaatataaataaagttcaaCTATACTTCAACATCAATGTGGATAAAGCATACAATGTGGCTTACATGATAGGATTACATCATAACTAATATTGTCCGACTTTTTTTTAGGATATAAATTTGAAGTCTTCGAGAACACCAAGCTCACAAGTTGGCATGGCTTCAGCTGATCAGCTCCTTGTCAAACATCATTCATCATTTCATCATCAATTGACATAGCTACATCGTCGTCCTACAGACTACAGTGGCACATTGCATAAGAACTTTTATGTTGACACTGTATAGCTACCATTGTAATTAAGTTTTATGCTAAACTAGACATTTTGGTAGTTTCCAGGTCAAGGGGGGTCACTGAGTGGAGTCAAGTTGGTGGGGCCCGCCAGTGGGTCCCactgtctttctttttttcttttcttttctctctcttatccTTCCCTTCTATCGGTTCCTTCTCTTGCTCTCTTGATTTCTTCTTTGTTCTCTCTCATTCTCTTCTCTGCCTTCGGCTCCTTCACGCGCGCCCGAGAGGAGAGAGGTGCCGGAGATGGCGGCCTGGCGCAGGGCAGTggtgggggaaggagagaggagaaaggggcggcgccaatggggaagaggaggccccggtgcggcggcgctcggcaTGGCGTCATTCGGTGCTTGGCGTGGTGGCGCTTGGCTCGGCGGCACggaggccggcggtggaggatggGAGAGGGAAAGAGGGCCGGCTGCGATGGAGGTTGTCGGGGCGAAGGAGGCTacggccggcgtcggcgacatctactgccggcgtcggcgacaTCTACTGCTTTAGTCTCTTAATGCCTAATGGGCTGCTTCTGCTCCGGCTAGCCAGGCCCAGCCGGCTTTCTTCTTCGGAATTTTGTCGGAAATTTGACGGAAATTACCAATAAAAAACGGTTACCGACCAAACGGTCGGAAAAAAACCCATATCATTTCCGCTACCATTTTCGAAAGAGATTACCATTTCTATTTTCGATACTGATAATTACCGATACCGACTGAAACGGTCGGTGCAAACCGGAAACGGAAGCCGGAATTCTCGGAgatttccgtaccgttttcacccctgtCAGGACCCACACAGAATCGTGCGATCTTCGCGTCGCCATGGAAGCCAACCTGCTGTCGCCGCGGCGCATCATCTTCTTCGGGAGcatgttggcggcggcggcccgccgccgcgaccCGGCCTCAGCGGCCTActccatggcgtccatgctcgtGCTGGTGCTCTTCTTCCGCTGCATGGGCGCCGTCGCGCGCGCTCCGGCGGGGCCACGGAGGCAGTGGCTCagggccgccgtcgtcgcgctctGCGTCGCCCTCACCGGCCTCGTCCAGCTCCAGATCTACAGCCCCGCCGTGCCCCTCTCTGTGGCGCTCGCCATCTGGGCCGTGTCCGTCACCTGCTTCTCCGCCGTCTTCCTGGTTGCCTCCGCACGCCCGCAAGTCGCTCGATGAAATGGCGACCTCGGCTTTGACGTTTCTACTACTGGTACGGTACCACCAGACTTGTTATCACTACCCTCCCTACTGCTGATGAGTCACTTGCAGGATTCAGACAATGTTTGCATCTGTAAATATCGTTACAGGTGTTCTTAGACTTCTTTATAGGATTGACCGTGAATTCGTCCAAATCTGACAAATGCTAGTTTTTGCTGTAAGTATGCATGATTTCCGTAAAACTGGGCATGTGCGGTCGAAATTTACTTACAGTAGGTGCCTTGCTGCTGGAATTAAAATTTCATGTGGGCGAAGAATATGTCCACACTGATGGTTGGAGACTTGGAGTGTATGATAATATCTCTCATTCCATGAAACATTGAACAATCATGTTGCTTCTCAAGTCCCTACAGGGCTACACCTGTTGAATACACAATTGAACATATCTCTTCTCAAAGCATGACcaattctagatttttttttttcctgcacaTAGCATTTCCTTATCATTGTTGCATGCTTCGATTTACCCTGTCCAACTGGCTACTGTATCTGGGCATGAATCGGTAATTCTGTTTTATCCAGCTTCGATCCATGAAGCATATTTGGTTGATACTATCTGAATAGCATTGTTACTTGTCTATTTATTACGTTCTCTTAGTATGATTTGGGAAAGTActattaccttttttttcttttgctgaaACTGGGGTACGCAATTTGTCACAATCTCTGATTAAACCCAGACAGAGTTCATTTTAGAAAGAACACATGGCCACATGGTACTGTAGTTCACCAAAGTACATGTTCAGGTGATCGTTTTGGTGTAACAATATCAAAATTAGCTCACCTAACGCCTTCTCAGTCTTATATTGGCAACATGGCACTGTCAATGACCTCAATTTTCTTTATACCATATCATCACTGACTCCGTACTATACAGTACGGACAACCTTAATAAATCATGGAAGAATAGTCAAAGACAAATTAAACATGCGTATCATAAATTGTCAAAgactgattatttttttttaaaaaaatgtctaTTGTGAGATTTTGGAGCCGCCTATGCCTTGTTCAGAGAGTGTAAGATTTTGAGAAACGGTTGATTGATAGTCAATCTCTGAGAATCTAAAAATGGCTGGATTCCCAattaattttttgaattttataGCTGCATATTCTCAAAATCTGGAGGGAGAATCTGCATTATTTTGAAAAATTGAAGATTCTGCGAAACGTTATAATGGCTAGAATCTGTACTGTACTGTTTCTGGAACATCGTGGGGGTATTTTTCATTCAAATCTTGTGTGTAACAAGTAACAACAAGATACAGAGGACCATAGATCACAATGTAGTTGCCATCTGAAACATAACTTTAACAAATTGAGACATAGATatagagaaaataaaatggTATATACGTACCCGAATTTTTGGTGATGGAAGTATATATCACGACCTATATATATACTGCTACTATggactatatatatagatagactCTGCTAATGGCAGGGGCAAATGACATCGGTGACAAtgtggagggagtacatgacgACGACGAAGTGGACGGCCAGCGCGACGAAGCCGGCGATGAGCGCCGCCATGACGTGGTTGCAGTAGGCGTGTATCTGCCCGCACACCGGCAGCCACCCGGCGTGCGAGTTGCCGTTCTTCGCGATGTCCGATATGGCGCCGGCGGAGGCCACGGCACCGGCGAGCACCATCCCCAACACCTGCGTACATGGACGGACGGAGAAATATTGATCGAAAACTGGTTctacaatctttttttttaccagatGATACCATGCATGCGACAAGCTTTAGGATCATCCgtgcaatttagtataaataAATCTGGTCATTTTAAAAGACGGAATAATGTGAGCCTAGTATGGTGCTTTCTACTTGTAGTAGAAAACAATTTATAAACTGTTGATCTCATTTGATCGAAGGGTTTGTATCTATTTATATTATCACCTTAGATAGTGGCAGTAGAAATGTCGAGGATCattattgtcaaaaaaaaaaaaagtgtgaagGGACATAATCGTCATTTAGTAGTGggtaaacctttttttttcttctttttttagctTTTTAGATAGAATATGAGCAATACCAACACAATGAATGACCACATATCGATTTAGCCGGGGAAAACCATAAATAACAAAGTTACCCGTAATAACTGTATTAGTAAATTACCGATTTACTCTTGGTAACGAACGGTTCAGATCATTTTTACTAGTAGTATAATACTACTAGTAGAGAACACTGAATCATCTTTCTTGATCATTTCGATTAGAAAATGGCTATAATGTATTGCGGGATCGCCTTATGGATAAACTAATAAATGTTTAGATTTTGTGATTGTTTTCTACGAGTTATTGAATATCAACAACTTATTATATAGAATctcatttttgtttttctaaTGAGTTATGAGTTACAAGCTCCTAGGATACAATGGAATTTTCGCAAAGTTGATCTTTACGAGTTTTACCATCAATTAATTGATTGGAAAGTCCAATGCCGAAAAGAAGGACATTCATTATCTTGCTGTTTAGAATGAATCGATGAAACGAGGGAATCAAACAATATTGTAAGTAAATTTACAAAACAGAGAGGAGACAGTACCACATCTGTTGTTAGCGCCAATCTGGAGAGGGCACTCCCTGCCGGCACGGCCAGTACGAGCAGGCTATACGCGGCCGCCACGGCATACGCCACCACGAAGAAGCTGCCACAGAACACAACAGTACGTGCAGAGAACTCAACCGACGATGGCATTGGAGCAATGTTGCTAAATCGTGATCTCAAATCGAAATCGGATGTTCTAAGTAGGACCATATATAATCATAGAATCATATACGTAAAAATCACAAAATCGTAGATTCTATATGTAGGATAGGAGAATCAGGCACCTTAAATAGAATCGTAAAGTCATAAATCATATGACAGAATTGAGATTTTGACAACTTTGTACAGAGGCAAAGTTAATCAacaacatgtatatatatgtaatatgtTCTACTTACATAAAAGATGGGGTGTAGGAGTACTTGGCCTCCATCTGAATGCCGAAGAAGCTGGTGGTCTCACGGCTCGTCACCATGACgaccgccgccgttgcagcagccgccgcagcgGCGAGCCGGAGCACGGCGTTCATCAGCCGGTGCACCTTCGCCATGATGCTGCCTGTGCTTGCTGCTGCGCGAACACAGCTGACAGCAGCTTCAGCCTTTAAAGCTAGGGATCAGAAACAAATAGGCATTAATTTGGCAAGATTCAGGTGTGATTT
This window encodes:
- the LOC4338204 gene encoding cASP-like protein BLE3, with product MAKVHRLMNAVLRLAAAAAAATAAVVMVTSRETTSFFGIQMEAKYSYTPSFIFFVVAYAVAAAYSLLVLAVPAGSALSRLALTTDVVLGMVLAGAVASAGAISDIAKNGNSHAGWLPVCGQIHAYCNHVMAALIAGFVALAVHFVVVMYSLHIVTDVICPCH
- the LOC136356610 gene encoding probable mediator of RNA polymerase II transcription subunit 26b gives rise to the protein MAAARNPLRRWKPFLAAFASVDDAIEIEAADLGISRSEIRRARGRIVGMLRGAEDDREAEELCSVLDEVMAESLLTLRLVPVTPRTLATTDLAGVVGALRKHDSERIRGLATDIVRRWRAAVKRDLHGEGLRAIAAQEECSGRHGLGNKAEGANPSAEEEAAGRRDGVKPNHSDGGEKLMTAATKRKLDEAQKRRKTADMAAAAKPEGSNSLPLLKMVAPAVVASHGRRESIELHNDEEKIAAAKRKLREGYQDAEEAKKRRKIHVIEDPKMLKHKQEKMDIRS